Proteins found in one Halobellus limi genomic segment:
- a CDS encoding IclR family transcriptional regulator has product MGQEAKNPVKAAETTFEIIQALKELDGAGVTELATHLDLPKSTVHNYLSTLHQEEYIVKSGSEYEVGIKFLELGNYARDRMRIYEIAKPEIDSLADQTGELVNLLVEEHGKGVYIYQAAGQQSVRVDSSVGSRVYLHATAFGKAMLANYSPERVDRIIESHGLPQFTDRTSATRAELESDFETIRDQGYAIDDEERLSGLRCIGTEIKANDGRVLGGVSISGPVNRLNGSYLREELPDILLETANVIELNITYS; this is encoded by the coding sequence ATGGGACAAGAGGCAAAGAATCCGGTTAAAGCTGCGGAGACCACCTTTGAAATCATCCAGGCACTCAAAGAACTCGACGGCGCCGGCGTGACTGAACTTGCGACGCACCTCGATCTTCCAAAGAGCACAGTTCACAACTACCTGAGCACGCTTCACCAGGAAGAATACATCGTGAAGTCAGGTTCGGAGTACGAGGTGGGTATCAAGTTCCTGGAGTTGGGCAACTACGCTCGCGATCGGATGAGAATCTACGAAATCGCCAAGCCGGAGATCGACAGTCTCGCCGACCAAACCGGAGAGTTAGTCAATCTCCTCGTCGAAGAACACGGGAAAGGCGTCTACATCTACCAGGCGGCGGGACAGCAGTCAGTGCGCGTCGATTCCTCAGTCGGTTCCCGCGTCTATCTTCACGCGACCGCATTCGGCAAGGCAATGCTGGCGAACTACTCCCCGGAGCGGGTCGATCGGATCATCGAGTCTCACGGCCTGCCACAGTTTACCGATCGAACGTCAGCGACCAGAGCGGAGCTGGAGAGCGATTTCGAGACCATCCGAGACCAAGGATACGCGATCGACGACGAGGAGCGCCTCAGCGGACTCCGCTGTATCGGTACCGAAATTAAAGCGAACGACGGGCGTGTTCTCGGCGGGGTCAGTATTAGCGGTCCGGTGAACCGATTGAACGGATCCTATCTGAGGGAGGAACTGCCGGACATACTGCTCGAGACCGCGAACGTTATTGAACTCAACATCACCTATTCCTGA
- a CDS encoding fumarylacetoacetate hydrolase family protein, whose product MRRVRVRDDAGSIRNGEWIDDEIVLNTGTYDPSALTILPPVEPTKIVCVGLNYADHAAEEDMSIPDRPMLFLKPPNTISSHGDTVVLPRNKDEVEFEAEIGIVIGTQCRNVDETDAMDVVAGFTCVDDLSNRDDQRVEQNWVRGKAFDNAAPIGPVVAGPEHVPEDARVQLAVNGEKRQSSSRSEWIFSLEELVSEVTQYMTLERGDIISTGTPAGVGPLEDGDTVEVTVEGVGTLEHTVKRE is encoded by the coding sequence ATGCGACGAGTACGCGTTCGCGACGATGCAGGAAGTATTCGGAACGGCGAATGGATCGACGACGAGATCGTCCTCAACACGGGAACCTACGACCCGTCCGCACTCACTATCTTGCCTCCTGTAGAGCCGACTAAAATCGTGTGCGTCGGTCTCAATTACGCCGATCACGCCGCAGAGGAGGATATGTCGATCCCGGATCGACCGATGTTGTTCTTGAAACCGCCCAACACAATTTCCAGCCACGGCGACACCGTGGTACTCCCGCGCAACAAAGACGAGGTAGAGTTCGAAGCGGAGATAGGTATTGTCATCGGAACACAGTGTCGAAATGTCGATGAAACTGACGCAATGGACGTTGTTGCGGGTTTCACGTGCGTGGACGACCTCTCCAACCGAGACGATCAACGGGTTGAACAGAACTGGGTCCGCGGCAAAGCATTCGATAACGCTGCGCCGATCGGACCCGTCGTGGCCGGCCCCGAACACGTCCCTGAGGATGCTCGCGTCCAGCTCGCCGTAAACGGAGAAAAGAGACAATCGTCCTCGCGGAGTGAGTGGATATTCTCGCTTGAAGAACTCGTATCAGAAGTGACTCAATATATGACACTCGAGCGAGGGGACATCATCTCGACCGGAACTCCCGCCGGTGTCGGACCACTTGAGGACGGAGACACCGTCGAAGTGACCGTCGAAGGCGTCGGTACCCTCGAACACACCGTGAAACGAGAGTAG
- the xacF gene encoding 2,5-dioxovalerate dehydrogenase: MVTSYQNYVDGEWREPSNGEYFETTDPASPNDVVAEYPRSVAKDANAAVEAAVSAQGDWAATPAPERGAILRGAGSILADRKEELTQLLIREEGKTHAEASGEVQRAVDIFYYFAEKTRDLGGSVKSSSKPQSGLYTVDVPVGVAALITPWNYPIAIPAWKLAPALATGNTVVLNPASLAPGVAVELFEAFDEAGLPPGVANVVTGPGSTVGDAIISHDGVDAVSFTGSSKVGEAVYSKATDNGKRVQTELGGKNPTIVTPSADLEEAADLVSAGAFGVTGQACTACSRAIVHTDIYDEFVDAVIARANEIDVGPGENSDMGPQISENELEGTLEYVDIAEKDGANLEIGGGRPDGERLREGYFVEPTIFSDVDPDHRIAQEEVFGPLLAVIEAESFEDALTVANGTSYGLSASIVTDSHTEAERFVREVEAGVAKVNDKTTGLELHVPFGGFKQSSSETWREQGEAGIGFYTIEKTVYNSF, encoded by the coding sequence GTGGTGACCTCATACCAGAACTACGTGGATGGTGAGTGGAGAGAACCGTCGAATGGCGAATATTTCGAAACTACAGACCCCGCGAGCCCCAACGACGTTGTTGCCGAATATCCACGATCGGTGGCTAAAGACGCGAACGCCGCTGTCGAAGCCGCCGTTTCGGCTCAAGGCGATTGGGCCGCCACGCCTGCCCCTGAGCGCGGCGCAATTTTGCGCGGCGCCGGTTCGATTCTCGCGGACAGGAAGGAGGAACTCACCCAATTGCTCATAAGAGAAGAGGGGAAGACACACGCCGAGGCGAGCGGAGAGGTACAACGGGCCGTCGACATCTTCTATTACTTTGCTGAAAAAACGCGGGATCTTGGAGGGAGCGTAAAATCTTCGAGCAAACCACAGAGCGGGCTCTACACGGTCGATGTGCCAGTCGGCGTTGCTGCGTTGATCACGCCGTGGAACTATCCCATCGCGATACCAGCTTGGAAGCTCGCGCCTGCGCTCGCAACAGGTAACACGGTCGTACTCAATCCGGCATCGCTTGCCCCCGGCGTCGCAGTCGAACTGTTCGAGGCATTCGATGAAGCAGGACTCCCCCCCGGCGTCGCGAACGTCGTTACCGGGCCCGGCAGCACCGTCGGCGATGCGATAATCTCTCACGATGGCGTTGACGCCGTTTCGTTCACCGGGTCAAGCAAGGTTGGCGAGGCCGTGTACTCCAAGGCGACGGACAACGGAAAGCGCGTACAGACCGAACTCGGCGGGAAGAATCCCACCATTGTCACGCCCAGCGCCGACCTCGAAGAAGCGGCCGATCTCGTCAGTGCGGGTGCTTTCGGCGTGACCGGACAAGCGTGTACTGCTTGTTCCCGAGCGATCGTACACACCGACATCTACGACGAATTCGTCGACGCTGTCATCGCACGTGCGAACGAGATCGACGTGGGTCCCGGTGAAAACTCCGATATGGGTCCACAAATCAGCGAGAACGAACTCGAGGGAACCCTCGAATACGTCGATATCGCGGAGAAAGACGGCGCGAATCTCGAGATCGGAGGCGGAAGGCCCGATGGCGAACGATTACGGGAGGGATACTTCGTCGAACCGACCATCTTTTCGGATGTCGATCCTGACCACCGGATTGCACAAGAGGAGGTTTTCGGCCCTCTTCTCGCCGTCATCGAGGCTGAAAGCTTCGAAGACGCACTCACTGTCGCTAACGGTACATCTTATGGGTTGTCTGCCTCTATCGTCACAGACAGTCACACTGAAGCGGAGCGATTCGTCCGTGAAGTCGAGGCGGGCGTCGCCAAGGTCAACGACAAGACGACCGGACTCGAGCTACACGTTCCGTTTGGCGGGTTCAAACAGTCCTCGAGCGAAACGTGGCGTGAACAGGGCGAGGCCGGAATCGGATTCTACACGATCGAAAAGACCGTGTACAATAGTTTTTAA
- a CDS encoding fumarylacetoacetate hydrolase family protein — MRYYHLWNDHQQQLIVERGKSLFNLAEATPSVQRFEDILKGAAVTNQPIDTIAEMLIEDAAPLSREVLEERPLSMPLSPDEVWAAGVTYRISEEARKTESSMPEIYLDAYQSDRPELFFKATADRTVGPNEAVGIRRDSEWDVPEPELGVVMSYGKVIGYTIGNDVSSRSIEGQNPLYLPQAKVYDRCCALGPCIRSAASLEDPHTLEMWMSIRRDDEIVYEESTNTSEMVRTVEELVSYYSDHNSLPRTSVLLTGTSLVPEDEFTLRAADNIEIGIEGIGTLSNSVVEV; from the coding sequence ATGCGGTATTATCACCTGTGGAACGATCACCAGCAGCAACTTATCGTAGAACGAGGCAAGTCACTGTTTAACCTCGCTGAAGCCACACCCTCGGTTCAACGGTTCGAGGACATTTTGAAAGGGGCTGCAGTCACAAATCAGCCAATCGACACCATTGCCGAGATGTTGATCGAAGATGCGGCCCCTCTTTCGAGAGAAGTTCTCGAAGAGAGACCGCTCTCGATGCCATTGTCACCTGACGAGGTGTGGGCGGCAGGAGTCACCTATCGTATTAGCGAAGAGGCTCGCAAAACAGAGAGTTCGATGCCAGAGATATATTTGGACGCCTACCAGAGCGACCGGCCGGAGTTGTTCTTCAAAGCAACGGCTGATCGGACCGTCGGACCAAATGAGGCAGTCGGTATCCGTCGGGATTCGGAGTGGGACGTCCCGGAACCCGAACTCGGAGTGGTTATGAGTTACGGAAAGGTCATCGGATACACCATCGGAAACGACGTCAGCAGCCGATCCATCGAGGGACAAAATCCTTTGTATCTCCCTCAGGCGAAAGTGTACGATCGATGTTGTGCACTCGGTCCGTGCATCCGTTCGGCTGCGTCCCTCGAAGACCCCCACACGCTTGAGATGTGGATGTCTATCCGTCGAGACGACGAGATCGTTTACGAGGAGTCGACGAATACGAGCGAAATGGTACGGACGGTCGAAGAGTTAGTTAGCTACTACTCCGATCATAACTCTTTACCTCGGACTTCCGTCCTTTTGACCGGGACATCGCTAGTTCCAGAGGACGAATTTACGCTTCGGGCTGCCGACAACATTGAAATTGGGATCGAGGGTATTGGAACACTTTCTAACTCCGTCGTCGAGGTGTAA
- a CDS encoding AMP-binding protein yields MMRYTRILCGIFLEYNIGSVTLRHDNQHTNQTALVYLDEKGTVSEYTYTQLEDAVTTLVYNFEERGITEGDRVAICFPPSPELLISYLAVFRLGAVCVPVSVLSETDTLEYCLDHAAVSTLLIDSAISDQFQQVLEIVDIERVISVPLRASDDQTTGSETGPLGGYRDIVSDGKTTRVVETAPDDPALILYTSGSTGVPKGVVQGHQYLIGSLPGYQCWYELFDPAELASARVWTPAEWAWAGALFDVVFPTLAAGGTIVARTRRRLRPIFGTVARGKPRDHPLFPSSDSAQTDS; encoded by the coding sequence ATGATGAGATACACGAGAATTTTATGTGGGATATTCCTGGAATATAATATTGGTTCCGTAACGCTTCGCCACGACAATCAGCATACAAATCAGACCGCGCTCGTTTATCTCGACGAAAAAGGTACGGTCTCGGAATACACGTACACTCAATTAGAAGATGCAGTTACAACGCTCGTTTACAATTTTGAGGAACGAGGAATAACCGAAGGCGATCGCGTCGCTATCTGCTTCCCTCCCTCCCCGGAACTGCTAATCAGTTACTTGGCCGTGTTCCGCCTAGGTGCGGTTTGTGTCCCCGTTTCGGTGCTCTCAGAAACCGACACTCTGGAATACTGTCTCGATCACGCGGCCGTTTCTACACTCCTCATAGATAGTGCGATAAGTGACCAGTTTCAGCAGGTACTCGAGATAGTTGATATTGAACGAGTTATTTCGGTACCTCTCCGCGCTTCCGATGATCAGACTACCGGTAGTGAGACCGGGCCCCTAGGTGGGTATCGTGACATCGTATCTGACGGTAAAACCACTCGAGTTGTCGAGACCGCTCCCGACGACCCGGCGTTGATTTTGTACACCTCGGGATCGACCGGCGTACCCAAGGGCGTCGTTCAGGGACATCAGTACCTCATCGGCTCATTACCGGGCTATCAGTGCTGGTATGAACTATTCGATCCGGCGGAATTAGCGTCCGCCCGAGTGTGGACGCCCGCGGAATGGGCTTGGGCGGGAGCGTTATTCGACGTCGTATTTCCGACGCTCGCGGCCGGCGGTACAATCGTCGCGCGCACGCGCCGTAGGCTTCGACCCATCTTCGGCACTGTCGCTCGTGGAAAGCCAAGGGATCACCCACTCTTTCCTTCCTCCGACAGCGCTCAGACGGATTCGTGA
- a CDS encoding AMP-binding protein, whose amino-acid sequence MESQGITHSFLPPTALRRIRDETSPADYDLSSFETIMCGAEPLTASVKRWAQDTLGVTVNEAYGQTEANAILGESTALYPSKEGTTGLPYPGHTLAVQQGDERRGIGRGELLIDSSDPVVFIEYWNDPEATSTAFTEDGWLKTGDEAIIQENGYVSIEGRVDDIIITSGYRVSPKEVESKLESHPNVEAVVVGGISDPDRGTVIKAFIVPIDERIL is encoded by the coding sequence GTGGAAAGCCAAGGGATCACCCACTCTTTCCTTCCTCCGACAGCGCTCAGACGGATTCGTGATGAGACGTCTCCCGCGGATTATGACCTTTCTTCGTTCGAGACGATTATGTGTGGAGCCGAACCGCTTACAGCGTCAGTTAAACGCTGGGCCCAAGATACCCTCGGCGTTACCGTCAACGAAGCGTATGGTCAAACTGAAGCGAACGCGATCCTCGGTGAATCGACGGCCTTGTATCCGTCAAAAGAGGGGACGACTGGTCTCCCGTATCCCGGACATACGCTAGCGGTCCAGCAGGGAGACGAACGTCGAGGAATCGGACGCGGTGAACTACTAATTGATTCGTCAGACCCGGTCGTTTTCATCGAATACTGGAATGATCCTGAGGCGACGTCTACGGCCTTTACCGAAGATGGATGGTTGAAAACTGGAGACGAGGCGATCATACAAGAGAACGGATACGTTTCTATCGAGGGTCGGGTCGATGACATCATCATCACCTCGGGTTATCGCGTCAGTCCGAAGGAGGTCGAATCTAAACTGGAATCGCACCCGAACGTCGAGGCGGTCGTGGTCGGTGGCATTTCCGATCCAGATCGCGGAACCGTGATCAAGGCATTCATTGTGCCTATCGACGAACGGATACTTTGA
- a CDS encoding aldo/keto reductase, producing the protein MEAAPTKTLLGGDELPMIGLGTWDLSGETITSSVRKALDVGYAHIDTAEGYMNEAEIGDVLTEYERDDLFLTSKVLPKNLDYEGVIRACKKSLDRLGTDYLNLYLIHWPNPAISLRETLDAMETLYEEGLIDNVGVSNFSAYQLSCAHHISNVPIAVNQIEFHPLLQRPELIDYCRESDTVIEAAAPLARTEIFDEQDVQDIANERGRSPAQVVLRWAIHRDVVVLPKSSSSNHIEANFDLWDWELTRDELAMLDNLNRDDPVYDHPVRDWTGDVYGISK; encoded by the coding sequence ATGGAGGCTGCTCCAACCAAAACGCTGCTGGGTGGCGACGAACTGCCGATGATCGGACTAGGTACTTGGGACCTCTCTGGTGAGACCATCACGTCGTCCGTTCGGAAGGCGCTCGATGTAGGTTACGCGCACATCGATACGGCAGAGGGATATATGAACGAAGCCGAGATCGGGGACGTACTGACCGAGTACGAGCGCGACGATCTGTTTCTTACGTCCAAGGTGCTGCCCAAGAACCTCGACTACGAGGGCGTTATTCGGGCGTGTAAAAAATCGCTCGATAGACTCGGGACAGACTACCTCAACCTGTATCTGATTCACTGGCCGAACCCGGCAATTTCGCTTCGCGAGACGCTGGATGCGATGGAGACGTTGTACGAGGAGGGGCTCATCGACAACGTCGGTGTCTCGAACTTCTCGGCGTATCAACTGTCCTGCGCTCATCACATCAGCAACGTTCCGATCGCCGTCAATCAGATCGAATTTCATCCGCTGTTGCAACGACCGGAACTGATAGACTACTGCCGCGAGTCCGATACCGTTATTGAGGCCGCTGCACCGCTTGCACGCACTGAGATATTTGATGAACAGGATGTTCAGGATATCGCAAACGAGCGCGGTCGATCACCGGCGCAGGTCGTTCTCCGTTGGGCCATCCACCGTGACGTAGTCGTTCTCCCTAAATCTTCATCTTCAAACCATATCGAGGCTAATTTTGACCTGTGGGACTGGGAATTGACACGAGATGAGTTAGCTATGCTTGACAATCTCAACCGTGACGACCCAGTGTATGACCACCCGGTGCGCGATTGGACCGGTGATGTCTACGGGATCTCGAAGTGA